A genomic region of Serinus canaria isolate serCan28SL12 chromosome 1A, serCan2020, whole genome shotgun sequence contains the following coding sequences:
- the LOC108961592 gene encoding histone H1.03, translating to MAETAPVAAPDVAAAAPAPAKAPAAKKPKKAASGSKARKPAGPSVTELITKAVSASKERKGLSLAALKKALAAGGYDVEKSNSRIKLGIKSLVSKGVLVQTKGTGASGSFRLSKKPGEVKEKAPKKKTAAAKPKKPAAKKPASAAKKPKKPVTAKKSPKKAKKPAAAAAKKAAKSPKKVTKAAKPKKAAVAARSPAKAKAVKPKAAKPKAAKPKAAKAKKAAPKKK from the coding sequence ATGGCCGAGACCGCTCCCGTCGCCGCGCCCGAtgtcgccgccgccgccccggccccggccaAAGCTCCCGCCGCCAAGAAGCCGAAGAAGGCGGCGAGCGGCTCCAAAGCCCGCAAGCCCGCGGGGCCCAGCGTCACCGAGCTGATTACCAAGGCCGTGTCTGCTTCCAAAGAGCGCAAGGGGCTCTCGCTCGCCGCGCTCAAGAAGGCGCTGGCCGCCGGAGGCTACGATGTGGAGAAAAGTAACAGCCGCATTAAACTGGGCATCAAGAGCCTCGTCAGCAAGGGCGTCTTGGTGCAGACCAAGGGCACCGGCGCCTCCGGCTCTTTCCGCCTCAGCAAGAAACCCGgagaagtgaaggaaaaagcTCCGAAGAAGAAAACTGCTGCAGCCAAGCCCAAGAAGCCGGCGGCGAAGAAGCCCGCCAGCGCTGCTAAGAAGCCCAAGAAGCCGGTGACAGCGAAAAAGAGCCCCAAGAAGGCGAAGAAGCCGGCGGCCGCCGCAGCCAAGAAGGCAGCCAAGAGTCCCAAAAAGGTGACAAAGGCTGCTAAGCCCAAAAAAGCGGCGGTAGCAGCCAGGAGCCCGGCTAAGGCAAAGGCGGTGAAGCCCAAAGCGGCCAAGCCCAAGGCGGCAAAGCCGAAAGCAGCCAAGGCGAAGAAGGCGGCACCCAAGAAAAAATAA